One stretch of Chryseobacterium sp. LJ668 DNA includes these proteins:
- the fsa gene encoding fructose-6-phosphate aldolase: protein MKFFIDTANLEQIKEAKDLGILDGVTTNPSLMAKEGIRGAEAIKNHYKAICEIVDGDISAEVLSTTFEEMIKEGDELAAIHPNIVVKIPMIKDGIKALKYFSDKGIRTNCTLIFSAGQALLAAKAGASYVSPFLGRLDDISTDGLNLIQEIRLIFDNYMYETEILAASIRHSMHIIDCAKIGADVITSPLPPILSLLKHPLTDSGLAQFISDSEKLA from the coding sequence ATGAAATTTTTTATCGACACTGCAAATTTAGAGCAAATTAAAGAAGCTAAAGATCTCGGGATTCTGGATGGCGTTACTACTAATCCGTCATTAATGGCTAAAGAAGGAATCCGCGGAGCTGAAGCGATTAAAAATCATTATAAAGCTATCTGCGAAATCGTAGACGGAGATATTTCTGCAGAAGTACTTTCTACGACATTTGAAGAAATGATCAAAGAAGGTGATGAACTCGCAGCAATTCATCCAAATATCGTGGTGAAAATTCCAATGATCAAAGACGGGATCAAAGCATTAAAATATTTTTCCGACAAAGGAATCAGAACCAACTGTACTTTAATTTTCTCTGCAGGTCAAGCTCTTTTAGCTGCAAAAGCAGGTGCATCTTATGTTTCGCCTTTCTTGGGAAGACTGGATGATATTTCTACAGACGGATTAAATTTGATCCAGGAAATCAGATTAATTTTCGATAATTATATGTATGAAACTGAGATTTTAGCAGCATCGATCCGTCATTCAATGCATATTATTGATTGTGCAAAAATTGGTGCTGATGTGATTACTTCCCCACTTCCTCCAATCTTGAGTCTATTGAAACATCCATTAACTGACAGCGGATTGGCTCAGTTTATTTCAGATTCTGAAAAATTAGCTTAA
- a CDS encoding pyruvate dehydrogenase complex dihydrolipoamide acetyltransferase, whose protein sequence is MAEVITMPRLSDTMTEGKVAKWHKKVGDQVKEGDILAEIETDKAVQDFESEIEGTLLFVGVEEGSAAAVDSILAIIGQEGEDISSLKGGNSPAAEGASEEKKSDDKSETEKESADVEETSAEVPTGVEVITMPRLSDTMTEGKVAKWHKNVGDPVKEGDLLAEIETDKAVQDFESEYNGVLLKQGVEEGGAAPVDSVLAMIGPEGTDVSKVGAAKSGSKSDDKSPEQKSETKIEEKSVAQTASASSSDRVAISPLAKKMAQDKGVDINSLQGSGENGRIVKKDIENYQPSQKTESAPAQNNAAAHVALSFVQGEDTETPNSQVRNIIAKRLAESKFSAPHYYLMVEINMDKAIEARKEINSLPDTKISFNDMIIKATAVALRKHPQVNSSWAGDKIIHRGNINVGVAVAIPDGLVVPVLKNTDQMNYTQISAAVKDMAGRAKSKGLKANEMEGSTFSISNLGMFGIETFTSIINQPNSAILSVGAIIEKPIVKNGQIVVGNIMKLSLACDHRVVDGATGAQFLQTLKTYLESPLTLLL, encoded by the coding sequence ATGGCAGAAGTGATTACAATGCCACGTCTTTCCGACACGATGACGGAAGGTAAGGTGGCAAAATGGCATAAAAAAGTAGGGGATCAAGTAAAAGAAGGAGATATTTTAGCTGAAATCGAAACAGATAAAGCAGTTCAGGATTTTGAATCTGAAATTGAGGGTACCCTTTTATTTGTAGGAGTTGAAGAGGGTTCAGCAGCAGCCGTCGATTCTATTTTAGCAATTATCGGTCAGGAAGGTGAAGATATTTCTTCATTAAAAGGAGGAAATTCTCCGGCAGCTGAAGGTGCTTCTGAAGAAAAAAAATCCGACGATAAATCTGAAACCGAAAAAGAATCTGCAGATGTTGAGGAAACTTCAGCAGAAGTACCTACTGGGGTAGAAGTGATTACGATGCCAAGACTTTCTGATACAATGACAGAAGGTAAAGTGGCCAAATGGCACAAAAACGTGGGAGATCCCGTAAAAGAAGGCGATCTACTTGCTGAAATTGAAACAGATAAAGCAGTTCAGGATTTTGAATCAGAATATAATGGCGTTTTATTGAAGCAAGGTGTAGAAGAAGGAGGTGCTGCACCTGTTGATTCAGTTCTTGCAATGATAGGACCTGAAGGAACAGATGTTTCCAAGGTTGGTGCTGCCAAATCTGGAAGCAAATCAGATGATAAATCTCCAGAACAAAAATCTGAAACGAAAATTGAAGAGAAATCGGTTGCACAAACTGCAAGTGCTTCATCGTCAGACAGAGTAGCAATTTCTCCTTTAGCTAAGAAGATGGCTCAGGATAAAGGTGTTGATATCAATAGTCTTCAGGGTTCTGGTGAGAACGGAAGAATTGTGAAAAAAGATATTGAAAATTATCAGCCTTCACAAAAAACAGAATCTGCTCCGGCACAAAACAATGCGGCGGCTCATGTTGCTTTAAGTTTTGTACAGGGCGAAGATACAGAAACACCAAACTCTCAGGTTAGAAACATTATTGCAAAACGTCTTGCTGAAAGTAAATTCTCTGCGCCTCATTATTACTTGATGGTTGAAATCAACATGGATAAAGCCATTGAAGCCAGAAAAGAAATCAACTCCTTACCAGATACAAAAATTTCATTCAACGATATGATTATTAAGGCGACAGCTGTTGCTTTGAGAAAACATCCGCAGGTGAACTCAAGCTGGGCCGGAGATAAGATCATTCATAGAGGTAATATCAACGTTGGAGTAGCAGTAGCAATTCCTGACGGATTGGTGGTTCCGGTTCTGAAAAACACAGACCAGATGAATTACACTCAGATTTCTGCTGCTGTAAAAGATATGGCAGGAAGAGCAAAATCTAAAGGTCTTAAGGCAAATGAAATGGAAGGTTCTACATTCTCTATTTCCAACTTAGGAATGTTCGGAATTGAAACGTTTACAAGTATCATCAACCAACCGAATTCTGCAATTCTTTCTGTAGGTGCAATCATCGAAAAACCAATTGTAAAAAATGGTCAGATCGTTGTAGGAAACATTATGAAATTGTCATTAGCATGCGATCATAGAGTTGTGGACGGTGCTACAGGAGCTCAGTTCTTACAAACTTTAAAAACATATTTAGAAAGTCCACTAACTTTGTTACTGTAA
- the pdhA gene encoding pyruvate dehydrogenase (acetyl-transferring) E1 component subunit alpha encodes MKEFSKEVYLKWYEDMTMWRRFEDKCRSLYLKQKIRGFLHLYNGQEAIPAGFTHAMDLTKDSMITAYRCHIHPMAMGVDPKRIMAELCGKATGTSGGMGGSMHIFSKEHRFYGGHGIVGGQIPLGAGIAFADKFFDRKAVNICFFGDGAARQGSLHETFNMAMNWKLPVVFVVENNQYAMGTSVKRTANHEDIYKLGLGYEMPCLAVDAMDPEKVAEAAYEAIERARRGDGPTFIEARTYRFRGHSMSDAEPYRSKDEVAIAKKDDPIELIKARILENSWATEEELEATDNKSRDFVEECIEFMENSPYPTAEKIYEYVYAQEDYPFLDKLEN; translated from the coding sequence ATGAAAGAATTTTCTAAAGAGGTATACCTTAAGTGGTATGAAGATATGACAATGTGGAGAAGGTTTGAAGACAAATGCCGTTCTCTTTATCTAAAACAAAAAATCAGAGGTTTTTTACATTTGTACAACGGTCAGGAAGCTATTCCTGCTGGTTTTACGCATGCAATGGATTTAACCAAGGACAGCATGATCACCGCTTACAGATGTCATATACATCCAATGGCAATGGGAGTAGACCCCAAAAGAATCATGGCAGAACTTTGTGGTAAAGCTACAGGTACTTCTGGTGGTATGGGCGGATCTATGCATATTTTCAGTAAAGAGCACCGTTTCTATGGCGGTCATGGTATTGTAGGAGGTCAGATTCCTTTAGGTGCGGGTATAGCTTTTGCGGATAAATTCTTTGACAGAAAAGCTGTCAATATCTGTTTCTTCGGAGATGGCGCAGCAAGACAGGGCTCTCTTCATGAAACTTTCAACATGGCTATGAACTGGAAACTTCCGGTAGTATTTGTAGTTGAAAACAACCAGTATGCAATGGGAACTTCTGTAAAAAGAACTGCGAACCACGAAGATATTTATAAATTAGGGTTAGGCTATGAAATGCCTTGTCTTGCTGTAGATGCGATGGATCCTGAAAAAGTGGCTGAAGCTGCTTATGAAGCGATTGAAAGAGCAAGAAGAGGAGACGGGCCGACTTTCATTGAAGCAAGAACGTATCGTTTCAGAGGACACTCTATGTCTGATGCTGAGCCTTACAGATCAAAGGATGAAGTGGCTATTGCAAAAAAAGACGACCCGATTGAATTGATCAAAGCAAGAATTCTCGAAAACAGCTGGGCAACAGAAGAAGAACTTGAAGCCACAGACAACAAATCGAGAGATTTTGTGGAAGAGTGCATTGAGTTTATGGAAAACTCACCATACCCGACTGCAGAAAAAATCTACGAGTATGTTTATGCTCAGGAAGATTATCCGTTCTTAGATAAATTAGAAAACTAA
- a CDS encoding phosphatase PAP2 family protein, which produces MEEKKASLLQTVSRIISDFFNPLVSLFIYFVYFSIQNYTFKEAFTHFLPILLITILPVISWIIWNVKTGRYTNIDVSNRVQRKSLYIFIAVCIVSYIIFNFIRNGFIDFVMLFILILLFALQFSNLYIKSSMHTAFNVFVATLFFAFDVEIGFVWLAIAVLVGITRVILKRHTVKEVFMGAGIAFLVSFIYLYCNNKYQRNDLPTEVPVETTIN; this is translated from the coding sequence ATGGAAGAAAAAAAGGCCTCGTTATTACAAACCGTTTCAAGAATTATCTCAGATTTTTTTAATCCACTCGTTTCGCTGTTTATCTACTTTGTGTATTTCAGCATCCAGAATTACACTTTTAAGGAGGCTTTTACCCACTTTTTACCTATTCTGCTTATTACCATTCTTCCGGTTATAAGCTGGATTATCTGGAATGTCAAAACCGGACGTTATACCAATATCGATGTCTCAAACAGAGTGCAGAGAAAGAGCTTGTATATATTCATTGCTGTTTGCATAGTATCTTATATAATATTTAATTTTATTAGAAACGGATTTATAGATTTTGTAATGCTGTTTATTTTGATTCTGCTGTTTGCTTTACAATTCAGCAATTTATACATTAAAAGCTCAATGCATACGGCATTTAATGTTTTTGTAGCTACTTTGTTTTTTGCCTTTGATGTGGAAATAGGATTTGTATGGTTAGCGATTGCAGTTTTGGTAGGAATTACACGGGTTATTTTAAAACGGCATACCGTAAAGGAAGTATTTATGGGCGCCGGGATCGCTTTTTTGGTTTCTTTTATTTATCTTTATTGCAATAATAAGTATCAACGTAATGATCTACCTACTGAAGTTCCAGTGGAAACCACCATCAATTAA
- a CDS encoding BlaI/MecI/CopY family transcriptional regulator: MKINHLTSAEENLMKLFWDLNSFYLKDVMEKHTEPKPHQNTVSTYLKILVEKGYLSTEKVGRIFRYSVIFPFDDYKKFLLKDLTHNFFNNSGKEILEFLFKENLVSQNDLKEYLDLEINIKPVKVKAPTLEFAEEILNPKKDKKGKKKKKKKKD; this comes from the coding sequence ATGAAAATAAATCATCTTACATCAGCAGAAGAAAATTTAATGAAGCTTTTCTGGGACTTAAATTCTTTTTATCTAAAAGATGTCATGGAAAAGCATACGGAACCCAAACCGCATCAGAATACCGTTTCTACTTATCTGAAAATACTTGTTGAGAAAGGCTATTTATCTACTGAAAAAGTAGGCAGAATTTTCAGATACAGTGTGATTTTTCCTTTTGACGATTATAAAAAATTTTTGCTGAAAGATCTTACACACAATTTTTTTAATAATTCGGGAAAAGAAATTTTAGAATTTTTATTTAAAGAAAACTTGGTTTCTCAAAATGATCTTAAGGAATATCTTGATCTTGAAATTAACATAAAGCCGGTAAAAGTAAAAGCTCCCACATTAGAATTCGCAGAAGAAATTCTCAATCCAAAAAAAGACAAAAAAGGAAAGAAGAAAAAGAAGAAGAAAAAAGATTAA
- a CDS encoding RNA recognition motif domain-containing protein: MNIFVSNINYATKEYELHDLFAEFGDVSSAKIVTDRETGRSRGFGFVEMGDEEGAQAIEALNQKELNGKILNVSEAKPREEKPRRSFDNNRSGGGSYGNNRTGGGGNSGGGYGNNNNRGGNGGGGSRW; this comes from the coding sequence ATGAACATTTTTGTTTCAAACATCAATTACGCAACTAAAGAATATGAGTTGCACGATTTATTCGCAGAATTTGGCGATGTATCATCTGCTAAAATTGTTACAGACAGAGAAACTGGTCGTTCTAGAGGTTTCGGTTTCGTAGAAATGGGTGACGAAGAAGGAGCTCAAGCTATTGAAGCTCTTAACCAAAAAGAACTTAACGGTAAGATTCTTAACGTGTCTGAGGCTAAGCCAAGAGAAGAAAAACCAAGAAGAAGCTTTGATAATAACAGAAGCGGTGGTGGAAGTTATGGTAACAACCGTACTGGTGGTGGAGGTAACAGCGGTGGCGGTTACGGAAACAACAACAACCGTGGAGGTAACGGAGGCGGCGGAAGTCGTTGGTAA
- a CDS encoding DUF6157 family protein: MHTTNYINTLIETADDCPVSEGQIPPEKKEKTLANLQYDLLIKSPYRYTSDDIIFRCYMIKNDISGEGKAERENFFSKGQACLRSSPLAKRYGFGFHHNADSKVAIFPIESDQYQNLVQNESVKKVKAMRSKRK, encoded by the coding sequence ATGCATACTACTAATTACATCAATACATTAATTGAAACAGCAGATGACTGCCCTGTTTCAGAAGGTCAGATTCCGCCGGAAAAGAAAGAAAAAACATTGGCCAATCTGCAATATGATCTTTTAATAAAAAGCCCTTATCGATATACTTCTGACGACATCATTTTTAGATGCTATATGATCAAAAATGACATTTCAGGAGAAGGAAAAGCCGAAAGGGAAAACTTCTTTTCAAAAGGTCAGGCCTGCCTTCGTTCATCACCTTTAGCGAAAAGATATGGCTTCGGATTTCATCATAATGCCGACAGTAAAGTTGCCATTTTTCCTATTGAAAGCGATCAATATCAAAATTTAGTTCAAAATGAGTCGGTAAAAAAAGTTAAAGCAATGCGCTCAAAAAGAAAATAA
- a CDS encoding acyl-CoA thioesterase, which produces MNYHTRKWVKPEDLNPNQSLFGGKLLQWIDEEAALYAVIQLENKKVVTKYISEINFVSSAKQGDIIEIGIEVSAFGSTSLTLKCAVRNKMTHQTIITVEKIVMVNLDENGNPSQHGKTKVEFVKDRLSGQL; this is translated from the coding sequence ATGAATTATCATACCAGAAAATGGGTAAAACCTGAAGATTTAAATCCCAACCAATCTCTTTTTGGAGGAAAATTATTACAGTGGATTGACGAAGAGGCCGCTCTGTATGCCGTAATTCAGCTTGAGAACAAAAAAGTGGTAACAAAATACATCTCAGAAATCAACTTTGTGAGTTCTGCAAAACAGGGTGATATCATTGAAATTGGGATTGAAGTTTCAGCTTTCGGTTCTACTTCCCTTACCTTAAAATGTGCAGTGCGAAACAAAATGACGCATCAAACTATTATTACAGTTGAAAAAATTGTAATGGTAAATCTTGACGAAAATGGCAACCCATCGCAACACGGGAAAACCAAAGTAGAATTTGTAAAAGACAGGTTGAGCGGTCAATTATGA
- a CDS encoding helix-turn-helix domain-containing protein → MKIFIKNMVCDRCIAAVAGIFEKLDIRFKDIRLGEVETEADILETDWIQIENKLEEIGFEIIKNPSQQLIENIKNLIILKIGRLDTDENFVLSNFLSIALHKDYSSLSKVFSQNENFTLEQYYILQKIEKVKELLFNNDFTLTEIAGHMGYKSVQHLSSQFKTTTGYTPTEFKKLEVHNRKPLDQV, encoded by the coding sequence ATGAAAATTTTTATAAAAAATATGGTTTGTGACCGTTGCATTGCAGCAGTTGCAGGTATTTTTGAAAAACTTGACATTCGGTTTAAAGATATTCGGTTAGGAGAAGTTGAAACAGAAGCAGACATTTTAGAAACTGATTGGATTCAGATAGAAAATAAACTTGAAGAAATTGGCTTTGAGATTATAAAAAATCCTTCTCAGCAACTGATCGAGAATATTAAAAATCTTATTATTTTAAAAATAGGAAGATTAGATACAGATGAAAACTTTGTACTATCAAATTTCCTAAGCATTGCGCTTCATAAAGATTATAGCTCTTTGTCTAAGGTGTTTTCGCAAAACGAAAATTTCACATTAGAGCAATATTATATTCTTCAAAAAATCGAGAAAGTAAAAGAACTCTTGTTCAACAACGATTTTACTTTAACTGAAATTGCCGGACACATGGGTTACAAAAGTGTACAGCATCTCTCATCGCAATTCAAAACCACGACAGGCTACACTCCTACTGAGTTTAAAAAATTAGAAGTTCACAACAGAAAACCGCTTGATCAGGTTTGA
- a CDS encoding heavy metal translocating P-type ATPase — MQEQYKIIGMTCSGCQKKISDKLNSLENINADIDLENQIAIIISDKAIDVNHLNKALEEIGDYKLEDLNNPEKSFIKPQDRVSVSSVYYCPMECEDEKVYFKQGERCPVCNMFLVPIEEKLAQDPDFKPAFSKAHLPESFKQHIGDYYCPMFCEGEKVYDKKGDCPVCYMHLEEITEELVKHSEWNHSHTHDHEHLEVPTVTDDMAGKYYCPMFCEGDKTYDSNVGCPVCGMDLVQYPDKKSNSGEDDTFNILKRKFIISLIFTIPVFILSMGGMLIDFTFSHQIQGFIELILTVPILFYSGWFLMKRGFISFRTWNLNMFSLIALGVSAAFIFSIVALLFPDIVPHEIRGHSHDSPLYFEAVCVIITLVILGQLMEALAHKKTGNAIKELIDLSPNDANLMINDEEKIVPLSEIKIGDLLKVKPGEKIPVDGKIIEGNSIVDESMITGEPIPVEKKIGDKVSSGTINGHQVFIMKAEKVGNETLLSKIIKMVNDASRSRAPIQKLTDKVAKVFVPIVILTAVITFFLWQIFGPEGKQSLFAFVNAVAVLIVACPCALGLATPMSLMVGIGKGAKNGILIKNAEALEQMNKVNVLITDKTGTLTEGKPSVVHIENLNNEPNLILKLAYSLNQNSEHPLSNAVIKKAKADNISAEKVEKFENISGKGVKGYINGKMVYLGNENLLVSNEIKIPENLKLKANEIQSKAHTISYVAQENEVLGLISFTDKIKESSKKAVELLMSDGIDVIMMTGDNEHTAKAVADALGIKHFKANCLPEDKLNEVKKLQQQGKIVAMTGDGINDSPALAQANIGIAMGTGTDVAIESAEITLLKGDLVGVAKAKILSEKLLRNIKENLFFAFIYNILGIPIAAGLLYPFFGILLSPMIAAAAMSFSSLSVILNSLRLNSVDVNIK; from the coding sequence ATGCAAGAGCAATATAAAATAATTGGGATGACCTGCTCAGGTTGTCAGAAAAAAATTTCAGACAAGCTCAATAGCCTAGAAAATATAAATGCTGATATTGACCTCGAAAATCAAATAGCTATCATAATTTCTGATAAAGCGATTGATGTGAATCATTTAAATAAAGCTTTAGAGGAAATCGGGGATTACAAATTGGAAGATCTAAACAATCCCGAAAAGTCTTTTATAAAACCCCAGGACAGAGTTTCTGTATCATCAGTTTATTACTGCCCGATGGAGTGTGAGGACGAGAAAGTATACTTTAAACAAGGTGAAAGATGTCCGGTGTGCAATATGTTTTTAGTTCCGATAGAGGAAAAACTGGCACAGGATCCAGATTTCAAACCTGCATTTTCAAAAGCCCATTTACCTGAATCTTTTAAACAACACATTGGAGATTATTACTGTCCGATGTTCTGCGAAGGTGAAAAAGTGTATGATAAAAAAGGTGATTGTCCGGTCTGTTATATGCATTTAGAGGAAATTACTGAAGAATTAGTCAAACATTCAGAATGGAATCATTCACATACTCATGATCATGAACATCTAGAAGTTCCTACAGTCACTGACGATATGGCAGGAAAATACTATTGCCCTATGTTCTGCGAAGGTGATAAAACTTACGACAGCAATGTAGGATGCCCTGTCTGCGGAATGGATTTGGTACAATATCCCGACAAAAAAAGTAATAGCGGAGAAGATGATACATTCAATATTTTAAAAAGAAAATTTATTATTTCTTTAATTTTTACAATTCCCGTTTTCATTCTTTCGATGGGCGGAATGTTGATTGATTTTACTTTTTCACATCAAATCCAGGGCTTTATTGAACTTATTTTAACCGTTCCCATATTGTTCTATTCCGGATGGTTTCTGATGAAAAGAGGTTTTATTTCTTTTAGAACTTGGAATTTAAATATGTTTAGCCTAATTGCTTTAGGAGTTTCTGCAGCATTCATTTTCAGTATTGTTGCTTTACTGTTTCCTGATATTGTTCCACATGAAATCCGTGGTCACAGCCATGATAGTCCGCTATATTTTGAAGCGGTTTGCGTAATCATTACATTAGTCATTTTAGGGCAATTAATGGAAGCTTTGGCCCATAAAAAAACAGGAAACGCTATTAAAGAGTTAATAGATCTTTCTCCGAACGATGCCAATTTAATGATCAATGATGAAGAAAAAATAGTTCCGCTGTCAGAAATAAAAATAGGAGACCTGTTAAAGGTAAAACCCGGTGAAAAAATTCCGGTTGACGGAAAAATCATCGAAGGAAACTCTATAGTTGATGAAAGTATGATAACCGGAGAGCCCATTCCTGTAGAGAAAAAGATAGGTGATAAAGTAAGTTCCGGAACCATCAACGGACACCAGGTTTTCATTATGAAAGCAGAAAAAGTAGGTAACGAAACCTTGCTTTCAAAAATTATTAAAATGGTCAACGATGCAAGCAGAAGTCGGGCCCCGATTCAGAAACTGACTGATAAAGTTGCTAAAGTTTTTGTTCCGATTGTTATTTTGACGGCGGTCATAACATTTTTTCTGTGGCAAATTTTCGGTCCTGAAGGCAAACAAAGTCTTTTCGCATTCGTAAATGCGGTTGCGGTTCTCATCGTGGCTTGTCCTTGTGCTCTGGGTCTTGCAACTCCAATGTCTTTGATGGTAGGGATTGGTAAAGGAGCCAAAAATGGTATTCTCATTAAAAATGCTGAAGCACTTGAACAAATGAATAAAGTAAACGTTTTAATTACTGACAAAACAGGTACTTTAACGGAAGGAAAACCTTCGGTTGTGCATATTGAAAATTTAAATAATGAACCCAATTTAATTTTAAAATTGGCCTACTCACTAAACCAAAATTCAGAACATCCACTGTCAAATGCGGTCATTAAAAAAGCTAAGGCTGATAATATTTCGGCAGAAAAAGTTGAAAAATTTGAAAATATTTCCGGTAAAGGCGTAAAAGGGTATATTAATGGTAAAATGGTTTATTTAGGAAACGAAAACCTCTTAGTTTCAAATGAAATTAAGATTCCTGAAAATTTAAAACTGAAAGCCAATGAAATTCAATCAAAAGCCCATACCATTTCTTATGTTGCGCAGGAAAATGAAGTGTTAGGACTAATAAGTTTTACTGATAAAATAAAGGAAAGCTCGAAAAAAGCAGTAGAATTACTTATGAGTGACGGTATTGATGTTATTATGATGACCGGCGACAATGAGCACACCGCAAAAGCTGTTGCAGACGCACTAGGAATTAAACATTTTAAAGCCAATTGTCTTCCTGAAGATAAGTTGAACGAAGTAAAAAAGCTTCAGCAGCAAGGAAAAATCGTGGCGATGACCGGAGATGGAATTAACGACTCTCCCGCTTTAGCTCAGGCAAACATTGGAATTGCAATGGGAACAGGAACAGATGTTGCCATAGAAAGTGCAGAAATTACTTTATTGAAAGGTGACCTTGTTGGCGTAGCCAAAGCAAAAATTTTAAGCGAAAAACTTCTCAGAAATATCAAAGAAAATCTATTTTTTGCCTTTATCTACAATATTCTGGGAATACCGATTGCGGCAGGATTGTTGTATCCTTTTTTTGGAATTTTATTGTCACCAATGATTGCTGCGGCGGCAATGAGCTTCAGTTCTTTATCTGTGATTTTAAATTCACTACGATTAAATTCTGTGGATGTAAATATTAAATAA
- a CDS encoding DUF72 domain-containing protein has translation MKKDQVYIGCSGFYNSDWKGSLYPEDAKSKDFLTLYSQQFNSVEINSTFYRKPTVKTLLKWFDETPDDFRFFIKIPKTISHEKRLESCKEEITEFCNHIEANLKEKLAGFLYQFPPSFKNTTDNLNLILENLDFQFLNVIEFRHFSWWNDEIFKVLKENNTIFSGVSFPGNLPEDVIINSNDTLYYRLHGKPILYKSEYSEEFLKSLAESLKNLQKKSYIFFNNTWGTAAVKNGLYLKEQLVK, from the coding sequence ATGAAAAAAGATCAAGTTTATATTGGCTGCTCCGGTTTCTACAACAGTGATTGGAAGGGTTCTCTGTATCCGGAAGATGCGAAGAGCAAAGACTTTCTAACCTTATATTCTCAGCAATTCAATTCAGTTGAGATCAATTCAACCTTTTACAGAAAACCGACGGTAAAAACTTTATTGAAATGGTTCGACGAAACACCTGATGATTTTAGATTTTTCATTAAAATACCAAAGACGATTTCTCATGAAAAACGTCTGGAAAGCTGTAAAGAAGAAATTACAGAATTTTGCAATCATATTGAAGCTAATCTGAAGGAAAAACTTGCCGGATTTTTATATCAGTTTCCGCCTTCGTTTAAAAATACAACCGATAATTTAAACCTTATTTTAGAAAATCTTGATTTTCAATTTTTAAATGTGATTGAATTCCGACATTTTTCATGGTGGAATGATGAAATCTTTAAAGTTTTGAAAGAAAACAACACTATTTTCTCAGGAGTCAGTTTTCCGGGAAATCTTCCTGAAGACGTTATTATTAATTCGAATGACACACTTTACTATCGTTTACATGGGAAACCTATACTTTATAAGTCAGAATATTCAGAAGAATTTTTGAAAAGTTTAGCCGAAAGCCTGAAAAATTTACAAAAGAAATCCTATATATTCTTCAACAATACCTGGGGAACAGCAGCTGTTAAAAACGGATTGTATTTAAAAGAACAATTGGTAAAATAA
- a CDS encoding polysaccharide deacetylase family protein: MKKNFAEKSLDKAFLGMFATISAASFMFTGCNQKQEIKTSENNILKEHPVAPLVSEINDKNIISDRRVIYLTFDDGPNRGTENLLKILHKRNVCATAFLVGQHATGSQKQKDDLELLRKDSLIELANHSYTHAHNKYTDFYKNSAIVIHDFDTAIDSLKLKNKIARTPGRNIWRLNNITSTDIKTSNEAANNLYSAGYKIIGWDLEWKPTNKMGLKGNHQIMLKKVDSIFFNDLEKTSRHLVFLTHDQYLTDEDSVNELELFIEKLQKTNRFVFRKISEYPRINEVLN, translated from the coding sequence ATGAAGAAAAACTTTGCGGAAAAGTCTTTAGACAAGGCTTTTCTAGGGATGTTTGCAACGATAAGCGCAGCATCATTTATGTTCACAGGTTGCAATCAGAAACAAGAAATCAAAACGTCTGAAAACAATATTTTAAAAGAGCATCCCGTCGCACCACTCGTCTCAGAAATTAATGATAAAAATATCATCTCAGACAGAAGAGTAATTTATCTAACGTTTGATGACGGTCCCAATCGCGGAACTGAAAATCTACTTAAAATTCTTCACAAAAGAAATGTCTGTGCAACAGCATTTTTGGTCGGTCAGCACGCCACCGGAAGTCAAAAGCAAAAAGATGATCTTGAATTACTGAGAAAAGACTCACTGATAGAATTAGCCAACCACAGCTATACACACGCTCATAATAAATATACAGACTTTTACAAGAATTCTGCGATTGTAATTCATGATTTTGATACTGCAATAGACAGTTTAAAATTAAAAAATAAAATTGCAAGAACACCCGGAAGAAACATCTGGAGACTCAATAATATTACAAGTACCGATATTAAAACTTCAAACGAAGCTGCGAATAATCTTTATAGTGCGGGTTACAAAATAATTGGATGGGATCTTGAGTGGAAGCCTACTAATAAAATGGGATTAAAAGGAAACCATCAGATTATGCTGAAAAAAGTAGACAGCATTTTTTTTAACGACCTCGAAAAAACCTCAAGACATCTGGTTTTTCTTACCCATGATCAATATTTGACAGACGAAGACTCCGTTAATGAACTGGAATTGTTTATTGAAAAGCTGCAGAAAACAAATCGCTTTGTGTTTAGAAAAATTTCGGAATACCCGAGAATCAATGAGGTTTTAAATTAA